The genomic segment TTGTCTCGATATGACTGTGAGGCTATGTCCTTCCTTAATGAGTAAAGGAATTAATTCTCTTCCGATAAAACCAGTACATCCAGTGAGTAGTAATTTCATGATTTCTCTAATCAGATTTGATCAGCTTAGAGGGATTTTGATTAACTTATGGTGTTGATCCATCAAGAATATTTGCGTTATGGAATTTGCATTTAATTAATGAAACGATTTTTACCATTTTGTTTTAACTGCTATTCTTCATTTAAATCTTTGAATTTAGTCATTAGTCTTTTTTATTAATTATTTAAAATGTCTGAACAAACCGGAAAAGTAGATGATTCACAATCACCTCCAAAGGTACAAAAGAAACTCAGAAAAGGAGATCTTGTAAAAGTTGATCGTGAAAAATATTCTAATAGCTTAGAATCTAAGGCAAGCGACACTAATCTGCCTGAATATATTTTTCAAGGGCCTGGCGAAGTATTATTGATTAAAGGTGATTACTGTCAAGTTAGATGGAGAAGACCAGTCCCTGATGTTTGGATAAATTCTGATCATATAGTCTCATATTAATACATAATTAAAATTGAAACTATCAGTGAAGCCATTCTTTTTTATTACTTTGTAAAAATTTCCTTTTTTTCTTAGCAAAAGCTATCATTGCCTTTCCGTCATGAAGGTAATTGTCTACATAACCCATTGTGTAACGCTCTAATTCATTAATACCATCCTCTACATGTGATAAGCAATGATATAGATCCAAGCTGAAATCTCTTATGATTGAGGGACATGCAAAAGATGTATAAATTTTTTTAATCTTAGTTATTTTATTTTTACTTTGCTCTAGATAGAGGCAGAAAGAATCCATTAATATTTCATCATAAGGATCAGCTGATAAATCTCTTATTTTTGCACCCATAGGGTTAATTATCTGTCCTAATAATTTATCAATAGGGAGGTATATATTCTGGAACCATTTTTTTAAATCTTCAGGTTTAGAGTGACTATTAGCTTCTCTTTTGTATTCATTCTGATTATACAGTTTTGAATTATTAACTTTATTTAAATTCAGATCTTTATGTTTTTTCTTTAATATTTCCCACGCTGAGTTTACCTCGAGCATTACTGCTGAATTTCCTCCTTTGTCTGGATGATGTATTTTTACAAGTTTTCTGTATGCTTTTTTAATCTCTTCTAGTTTTGCGCTGGGATGAACTTTCAATATTTGATATGGGTCTTTGCTCATTGTTTAAAGATTATTTCTTTTTAGAGATACTCATTCCCTTTTACTGGCTTTGCGGGGATGGAAGTAAACATTGTTGTTGATAGATATCTTTCACCAAAACTAGGCAGAATAACAATCAAGCGTTTATTCGCAAACTCAGGTTGATTTCCTACTTTTAAAGCAGCGGCTACTGCAGCACCACTGCTGACACCACTTAGCAATCCCTCTTCTTTGGCAAGTCTTCTGCCTATGTCCATTGCTTCATTATCATTGATTCTTATGACTTCATCAATTTGATTCATATCTAATACATTAGGAATGAAACCAGCCCCAATGCCTTGTATTGCATGAGATCCAGGATTCCCTCCGGACAGAACAGGGCTTGATGAAGGTTCTACTGCAAAAACCTTGATTTTTGGATTTTTTTGTTTTAAGAATCTGGCACAACCTGTGATTGTTCCTCCTGTTCCCACTCCTGCAATTAATGCATCAAGTTTGCCTTCGCAATCTTCCCATATTTCTTCAGCGGTTGTTTTTTCATGAATTTCAGGATTGGATAAATTATCGAATTGCTGAAGCAAGTATGCATTAGGTATAGAGGCTACCAATTCCTTTGCCAGCTGAATAGCGCCTTGGATTCCCTCTTGGCCAGGAGTTAGTTGAAGCTCTGCTCCAAATGCTCTTAACATGGAGCGACGTTCAGTACTCATTGTGTCAGGCATTGTAAGTATGAGCCGATAACCTTTTGCTGCCGCAACCATCGCTAATGCAATTCCTGTGTTTCCGCTAGTTGGTTCAACAAGAACAGTATGTCCAGGTTTGATAGTGCCCTCTTTTTCTGCTGACATCACCATTGCGCCAGCTATGCGGTCTTTTACGGATGCTGTGGGGTTAAAACTTTCTAATTTGGCTATAATTTCAGCCCTACAATCAAATTCATTAGGCAATCGATTCAGTTTGACCAAAGGTGTTTGGCCAACTAAATAAGTTATGTCATTAGCAATGGGCATGGTCTTATTGTAAAAACTTGAATTAGTTTCGAGGCAAAAGTTATTTAATAATTCAATTCTTTTTTAATAATGCTTGAAAATTTGTTATTCAAAAGCTTTATTGGTCTTTTAGAGATATAAATAGGTGGAATAATTCTTTGATATTGACCGAGAGCATTTCCCACAACTGTAGGCCTCCAATTTTATGGATTTTTCTTTTTTGGACCATAGCTTGTGGAATTGCATTTGTCTCGCTGGGTAATTTGCCTTTAAGAGATTTTGATGAAGCAACTGTCGCACGAGTTGCATTGGAATTAAACCAAAAAAGCGGACTAGAACGATTGCTTCCTTCTATCTGGGATAAGCCCTATTTGAATAAACCCCCAGGATTGCATTGGATAATATCCTTTGCAATTGGAATTAGTAGAAATTTCCAAAATAATTTTGATTTTTTACCCTCTGAGTTTTGTATAAGATTTTTCCCAGCACTGTTTTCGACTTTTGTTGTTCCATTGGGTGGGCTTATTCAGTGGAACTTGCGCCCTAAAGATCGAATAGCATGCATAACTACATCAGCAATTTTATTGACTTTGTTGCCAATTATTAGATATGGGAGAATGGCAATGTTGGATGGAACGCAGCTTAGTGCTATTGCACTTTTATGGTTTTGCTTATCATCTATAAAAAATAATAGGCCAACTAATTTTAATTTTTTAGGAGCTGGATTTACATGTAGTTTCATGCTTTTACTTAAAGCCCCTGTAATTATCCCTGCACTATTTGCATCTTTGTTACCTTTAATTTGGGAATATAAGTCAAAAAAATATTTTAATAATTTTTCATGGTCTTGGTTCTTCTATGGACTAATTCCAGGTTTTGCTTGGCATGTATGGAATTTCATTTCATATGGTTCAGGAGCTTTTTGGTTGTGGTGGGGAGATGGTGCAGGAAGAGTTTTATTTGAAAAAGGCTCAGGTAGCGAGCTAGGAGTTTTGGTACCAATAATTGAAATACTTGAAGGGGGATGGCCTTGGATTCTTCTATGGCCAATTGGTTTTTTATGGGCATGCTTCAGCCTTAATACTCGTTGGGGAGTTTGGGCTTTAAGTACTCAAATTATTATTTTAGGAAGTATTTTACCTCTGAAAATGCAACTTCCTTGGTATATTCATCCATTTTGGTTGCCCTTTGCTTTGGTATGTGGACCTCCAGTTTCTTGGTTAATTCACAGAGAAGAGAACGGTTATATTTTCGCTAGAAAAATCTTAAGAAAAATCCCATATATATTTTCTTTAATTGGACTATGCATATTTACTTTTTCTTTATTACTTAAGTTAAATATTTTCAACTTTGGAGAAGGTTACTTTTATGCAATTTTCTTCATAAGTTTAGCTTGGTTTATTGGGGGATTATTATTGTCTAATTCAAGAAAGAATATTAGAAAAATTGGTTTTATTGGATTGATTGTTGGAAGCATAATTGGCTTGTTCTTTTTTGTGAGTTCAAAATTTTGGTTATGGGAAATAAATGAAAATTGGGATGTAAGACCTGTAGCTGAATTTATAGATGGCTTTCCTAATCAACAAATTTTTATTAGAAATAGCTTTGAGCGACCAAGTTTAAATTGGTATGCAAGAAAACAAATCAAAAGTTTTGACGAAGAAAATAAAACTAAATGCAAAGTACTTAAGAAAACTAATGCTTGGGATCTCTATACATGTAATGATTAAATCAAATATTACTATTAACA from the Prochlorococcus marinus str. NATL2A genome contains:
- the cysK gene encoding cysteine synthase A, which codes for MPIANDITYLVGQTPLVKLNRLPNEFDCRAEIIAKLESFNPTASVKDRIAGAMVMSAEKEGTIKPGHTVLVEPTSGNTGIALAMVAAAKGYRLILTMPDTMSTERRSMLRAFGAELQLTPGQEGIQGAIQLAKELVASIPNAYLLQQFDNLSNPEIHEKTTAEEIWEDCEGKLDALIAGVGTGGTITGCARFLKQKNPKIKVFAVEPSSSPVLSGGNPGSHAIQGIGAGFIPNVLDMNQIDEVIRINDNEAMDIGRRLAKEEGLLSGVSSGAAVAAALKVGNQPEFANKRLIVILPSFGERYLSTTMFTSIPAKPVKGNEYL
- a CDS encoding ArnT family glycosyltransferase: MTESISHNCRPPILWIFLFWTIACGIAFVSLGNLPLRDFDEATVARVALELNQKSGLERLLPSIWDKPYLNKPPGLHWIISFAIGISRNFQNNFDFLPSEFCIRFFPALFSTFVVPLGGLIQWNLRPKDRIACITTSAILLTLLPIIRYGRMAMLDGTQLSAIALLWFCLSSIKNNRPTNFNFLGAGFTCSFMLLLKAPVIIPALFASLLPLIWEYKSKKYFNNFSWSWFFYGLIPGFAWHVWNFISYGSGAFWLWWGDGAGRVLFEKGSGSELGVLVPIIEILEGGWPWILLWPIGFLWACFSLNTRWGVWALSTQIIILGSILPLKMQLPWYIHPFWLPFALVCGPPVSWLIHREENGYIFARKILRKIPYIFSLIGLCIFTFSLLLKLNIFNFGEGYFYAIFFISLAWFIGGLLLSNSRKNIRKIGFIGLIVGSIIGLFFFVSSKFWLWEINENWDVRPVAEFIDGFPNQQIFIRNSFERPSLNWYARKQIKSFDEENKTKCKVLKKTNAWDLYTCND
- a CDS encoding J domain-containing protein → MSKDPYQILKVHPSAKLEEIKKAYRKLVKIHHPDKGGNSAVMLEVNSAWEILKKKHKDLNLNKVNNSKLYNQNEYKREANSHSKPEDLKKWFQNIYLPIDKLLGQIINPMGAKIRDLSADPYDEILMDSFCLYLEQSKNKITKIKKIYTSFACPSIIRDFSLDLYHCLSHVEDGINELERYTMGYVDNYLHDGKAMIAFAKKKRKFLQSNKKEWLH
- a CDS encoding NAD(P)H-quinone oxidoreductase subunit O yields the protein MSEQTGKVDDSQSPPKVQKKLRKGDLVKVDREKYSNSLESKASDTNLPEYIFQGPGEVLLIKGDYCQVRWRRPVPDVWINSDHIVSY